In the genome of Dickeya fangzhongdai, one region contains:
- the guaA gene encoding glutamine-hydrolyzing GMP synthase, with product MTENIHQHRILILDFGSQYTQLVARRVRELGVYCELWAWDVTEAQIREFNPNGIILSGGPESTTEFNSPRAPEYVFQAGVPVLGVCYGMQTMAMQLGGKVEGSSEREFGYAQVEVKTNSALIRDIQDAVSASGAPLLDVWMSHGDKVTAIPADFVTVASTDTCPYAIMANEEKRFYGVQFHPEVTHTRQGQRMLERFVRDICQCEALWTPAKIIDDAVERIRVQVGKDKVILGLSGGVDSSVTALLLHRAIGDRLTCVFVDNGLLRLNEAEQVMEMFGDQFGLNIVHVPAEERFLSALAGIDDPEAKRKTIGRVFVDVFDEEAGKLTDVKWLAQGTIYPDVIESAASATGKAHVIKSHHNVGGLPDDMALGLVEPLKELFKDEVRKIGLELGLPYNMLYRHPFPGPGLGVRVLGEVKKEYCDLLRRADAIFIEELHKADLYDKVSQAFTVFLPVRSVGVMGDGRKYDWVVSLRAVETIDFMTAHWAHLPYEFLGRVSNRIINEVDGISRVVYDVSGKPPATIEWE from the coding sequence ATGACAGAAAACATTCATCAACATCGCATTCTTATTCTGGATTTCGGTTCGCAATACACGCAGCTGGTGGCACGTCGCGTGCGTGAGCTGGGCGTATACTGCGAACTGTGGGCATGGGATGTCACCGAAGCGCAGATTCGCGAGTTCAACCCGAATGGCATCATCCTTTCCGGCGGCCCGGAAAGTACCACCGAGTTCAATAGCCCGCGCGCGCCGGAATATGTTTTCCAGGCAGGCGTGCCGGTACTGGGCGTATGCTACGGCATGCAGACTATGGCGATGCAACTGGGCGGCAAGGTCGAAGGCTCCAGCGAGCGTGAGTTCGGTTATGCGCAGGTGGAAGTCAAGACCAACAGCGCGCTGATCCGCGACATTCAGGATGCCGTCAGCGCCAGCGGCGCACCGTTGCTGGATGTGTGGATGAGCCACGGCGACAAAGTCACCGCCATCCCGGCTGACTTCGTGACCGTTGCCAGCACCGACACCTGCCCGTATGCCATCATGGCTAACGAAGAAAAACGTTTTTACGGCGTGCAGTTCCACCCGGAAGTGACCCACACCCGTCAGGGCCAGCGTATGCTGGAGCGTTTTGTGCGCGACATCTGCCAGTGTGAGGCGCTGTGGACCCCGGCAAAAATCATCGACGACGCAGTTGAACGCATCCGCGTGCAGGTTGGTAAAGACAAGGTGATTCTCGGCCTGTCCGGCGGTGTCGATTCCTCGGTGACCGCATTGCTGTTGCACCGCGCCATCGGCGATCGCCTGACCTGCGTGTTCGTAGACAACGGTCTGCTGCGCCTGAACGAAGCCGAGCAGGTGATGGAGATGTTCGGCGATCAGTTCGGCCTGAACATTGTCCATGTGCCGGCGGAAGAGCGTTTCCTGTCCGCACTGGCGGGCATTGACGACCCGGAAGCCAAACGCAAAACCATCGGCCGCGTATTTGTGGACGTGTTCGACGAAGAAGCGGGTAAGCTGACCGACGTGAAATGGCTGGCGCAAGGCACCATCTATCCGGACGTGATCGAGTCCGCCGCTTCCGCCACCGGCAAAGCGCACGTCATCAAATCGCACCACAACGTCGGCGGTTTGCCGGACGACATGGCGCTGGGGCTGGTTGAGCCGCTGAAAGAGCTGTTCAAAGACGAAGTGCGCAAGATTGGTCTGGAACTGGGCCTGCCGTACAACATGCTGTACCGTCATCCGTTCCCGGGGCCGGGTTTGGGTGTGCGCGTACTGGGCGAAGTGAAGAAAGAGTACTGCGATCTGCTGCGCCGTGCTGACGCTATCTTCATCGAAGAGCTGCACAAAGCGGACCTGTACGACAAAGTCAGCCAGGCATTCACCGTGTTCCTGCCGGTGCGTTCCGTCGGCGTAATGGGCGACGGCCGCAAATACGACTGGGTCGTTTCACTGCGCGCGGTTGAAACCATCGACTTTATGACCGCGCACTGGGCGCACCTGCCGTACGAATTCCTCGGCCGCGTCTCCAACCGCATCATCAACGAAGTCGACGGGATTTCAAGGGTCGTCTATGACGTGTCCGGCAAGCCGCCGGCTACGATCGAGTGGGAATGA